In the Candidatus Polarisedimenticolaceae bacterium genome, one interval contains:
- a CDS encoding histidine kinase dimerization/phospho-acceptor domain-containing protein, translating into MTTPLPASFVDAFPAGLAVLDRDGRVLQSNARASCAVGDDFFAAFGAEGFFHAARDGYLGGIASGRVDVSFEGRGCHVRVVAFEVAGSRFGLAWLDPMRGEARLLAIAQAWDKALALVAEVRHEIANPLMGLLGQIELLEMRPDLPDTVRAKLTMITGEAQRIQVQAARLKDVKRI; encoded by the coding sequence ATGACGACGCCGCTTCCCGCATCCTTCGTGGACGCCTTCCCCGCGGGGCTCGCCGTGCTCGACCGCGACGGGCGCGTGCTGCAGTCGAACGCGCGCGCGTCGTGCGCCGTCGGCGACGACTTCTTCGCCGCGTTCGGCGCGGAGGGGTTCTTCCACGCGGCCCGCGACGGTTACCTCGGAGGGATCGCGAGCGGACGCGTGGACGTGAGCTTCGAGGGCCGGGGATGCCACGTTCGCGTCGTCGCCTTCGAGGTCGCGGGGAGCCGGTTCGGCCTCGCGTGGCTCGATCCGATGCGGGGCGAGGCGCGCCTGCTCGCGATCGCGCAGGCGTGGGACAAGGCGCTCGCCCTCGTCGCCGAGGTCCGCCACGAGATCGCGAACCCGCTGATGGGCCTGCTGGGCCAGATCGAGCTGCTCGAGATGCGCCCGGACCTCCCCGATACGGTGCGTGCGAAGCTCACGATGATCACCGGGGAAGCGCAGCGCATCCAGGTCCAGGCGGCGCGGCTCAAGGACGTCAAGCGGATCTAG